Below is a genomic region from Tepidamorphus gemmatus.
TCACGATCTCGACGGCGCATGTTGAGTACGAGACGGCGAGGCGTCACTACGCGCATGTGGACTGCCCTGGTCATGCGGACTACGTGAAGAACATGATCACGGGCGCGGCGCAGATGGACGGTGCGATCCTTGTGGTTTCGGCGGCGGACGGTCCGATGCCGCAGACGCGGGAGCACATTCTGCTGGCGCGTCAGGTTGGTGTTCCGGCGCTTGTGGTG
It encodes:
- a CDS encoding GTP-binding protein, translating into MAKAKFERTKPHCNIGTIGHVDHGKTTLTAAITKYFGEFKAYDQIDAAPEEKARGITISTAHVEYETARRHYAHVDCPGHADYVKNMITGAAQMDGAILVVSAADGPMPQTREHILLARQVGVPALVV